A genomic segment from Spinacia oleracea cultivar Varoflay chromosome 3, BTI_SOV_V1, whole genome shotgun sequence encodes:
- the LOC110798080 gene encoding F-box/kelch-repeat protein At3g06240-like, whose translation MTTMKQNKYEESSLLMGLSEDLFLEILLRLPLKSLGRFKSVCKSWLSVISNPEFARLHLQSSNLATSNPRSMLTLQKHNMVSLFKFKSSTDITKGVDLIPLNQQFVDVFLGGSCFIVGSCDGIVCLYIKSQEKCGEDLLHLWNPTTNENKQISLPGDQGLTYVHVDSSWFGYIPSLKDYMIFLVNTNIRGKPAFVKRMYIYSFRNPKWRELHVTHEDLSFALGSNSIFMNEALHCLVGRKFIHKFDLVAETFERVPFSIKLDLLPKPHQIMLDVIGEKNGLCARFMHRSEIGEWMFELWMLEEYNKWNSWKKLYRIDLKKEIARNITRLLGFTYNGNLFIREKNALTVIDPSQNPHLPIIVCRATVFTVTDYVESLISPFYFA comes from the coding sequence ATGACTACTATGaaacaaaacaaatatgaagaGAGCTCATTATTGATGGGGTTATCTGAAGATCTTTTCCTTGAAATCCTACTTCGACTACCCCTAAAATCATTAGGAAGGTTCAAATCAGTTTGTAAATCATGGCTTTCCGTAATATCAAACCCAGAATTTGCCAGATTACATCTCCAATCTTCGAACCTTGCCACTAGTAATCCACGCTCAATGCTTACTTTACAAAAGCATAATATGGTATCTTTGTTCAAGTTTAAAAGTTCTACCGATATCACCAAGGGCGTGGACTTAATCCCATTGAACCAACAATTTGTTGATGTTTTTCTTGGTGGTTCCTGTTTTATTGTTGGGTCGTGTGACGGCATTGTGTGTCTTTACATTAAGAGCCAGGAGAAATGTGGTGAAGATTTGTTGCATCTCTGGAACCCTACTACCAACgaaaacaaacaaatttcatTACCTGGAGATCAGGGTTTAACTTATGTTCATGTCGACTCAAGCTGGTTCGGTTATATTCCCTCTCTAAAAGACTACATGATCTTCTTGGTGAATACAAATATTCGGGGTAAGCCGGCCTTTGTAAAGCGCATGTATATATACTCATTTCGGAATCCCAAATGGAGAGAATTACATGTTACTCATGAAGATTTGTCTTTTGCGTTGGGGTCTAACTCGATATTCATGAATGAAGCTTTGCATTGCCTTGTTGGTCGCAAATTCATACATAAATTTGATTTGGTTGCAGAAACCTTCGAAAGAGTACCCTTCTCAATTAAGCTTGATCTACTTCCAAAACCCCATCAGATAATGCTTGATGTTATTGGAGAAAAAAACGGTTTATGTGCTAGGTTCATGCATCGCTCTGAGATAGGGGAATGGATGTTTGAGTTATGGATGCTCGAGGAATATAACAAGTGGAATTCTTGGAAAAAGTTGTACAGAATTGACTTGAAGAAGGAGATCGCCAGAAATATCACCAGACTTTTAGGGTTCACATACAATGGCAATCTTTTCATTCGAGAAAAAAATGCACTTACGGTCATTGACCCAAGTCAAAATCCCCATTTACCTATCATTGTTTGCAGAGCAACGGTTTTCACGGTGACCGATTATGTGGAGAGtcttatttctcctttttattttgcTTAA